From the genome of Solanum pennellii chromosome 6, SPENNV200:
GAAGGTATTTTCTTAATACCATTTTAAAcagcttaatttttttaaaattttttttatgggaAATAATTGGGGTCTGCTTCTTCTGAATGTTCTCAGAGTTGTTTCATGTGTATAGATGCAGGAGAGCCTTTAACGGCTGAAGAGCAGGAAGAAAAGGAGCAACTTTTGGAAGAGGTGTGTCTACTAACTTAACTCATTCTGGGGTTGTAATTACCTCTATTATAGGAGGAGGTTGACAAGTTTGATATGTAGGGATTTTCAATGTGGAGTAGAAGAGACTTCAATACTTTTATCAGGGCTTGTGAGAAGTATGGCCGCGATGACTTAAAAAGTATTGCTGCTGAAATGGAAGGGAAAACAGAGGAGGAGGTTGAAAGATATGCttatgttttcaaagaaagatACAAAGAACTAAATGGTAAGTCAGTGGGTTAATTTGTGGTTAAAGTAACAACTATTGGTTATACTATACTTGGGTTGGCAAAATGGATAGTATTTATGGCTATCAATTCGATTTAACTCATTTTGAATGGATCGGTTATCCAACCATGTAAAAGTGGGTCAAATATGAATCAACCCATATTATACATCTCATAAGATATGGACAACTCATGTGTATCCACCAACTGCACTCCCCTTAAGTATATGTACGGGTGCAGGAGCCTCTAAAAAGTACACttattaagggtgtgtttggtatgaagtaaaatatttaccaaTTTTATCATGTTTGACTTTGGTtggcttaaatattttttcaaatgtaCTTGTATTCCTCTAATTTAGGCAAAATGTTTTTCATTCATTGAGTAAGGGAAATACTTTTCAACTTTCCTTAAACCTCACAACCCGAAATGGGTCCAGACCTAGGATTTGACTCTCGACCCCGACCCAACACCCAAATTTTGATCTCCCAACCTCAATCTTAGGATCACTCTTTTTTCAGAAatacattttctaggaaaacgtgaaaatatttttcaaccaAATAAAAAGCTAACAATATGCcaacatattatattataagctAGCACAGGCTGCCATATAATTAATTCCATCTCCACTATGAATATTGTATCAATTCATGTGAATCACATGCATTTAGACTAACAATACATTGTGCCATAGCAATATAAAAACtgctagtttttttttaattggtatCCAGACCTATTTGCACACATCTTGACTATCCCACTGGGTGCCTGTTACTTTCCACCAACAAGAACGGGTAACTCTTTCTAAGGCTTTAGTAGATGtaaagaaatcacctagtgttaTTTTGCTGCCGATGAGTCTTGAACTATGGCTTCACGGTTTTCTTTCTGTGTCACTGAACACTTATCCACACCCTTGGTGATAATATAAAAACTAGATCCAACAAAAAGGTAAATAGTTATTATACACCTTGAGACAATAGCAAAAGATGAATGAGTGGAACAGAAGTATATTGGTCACAATGAAAAGGTGGAAAAACTAGATGAAATTTTTAGGAGGGGTCGAAGTGATAGTGTTGATCAGTTTGTGGCAATCGGGGAAGAAAATGGTTCTTTTTAAACACTCTTTTTGTTATGGTTGGTTTACCAAAACCCAAAACTTGATTTTGATTTCTGAAGAAGCTGTCCAATCCAAACACCATTGAAAAAGAGAGTTGCATCGGATAGTCAGTGGGTCCACTGCAACTGTTTTGTTCTagtatcattttatttaatacttGCTTTTCCTTTTAAGAAAGTGAACACTGCTTAGGACAATTAAGAGTACAGAGCTGTAATTTGAGATGTGAGTGCATTAATAGGTTTGTTTGTACTTTGTCAAAAATTAAAGGTTtgtttgtaatatttattttcttggtttAGGTAGAGAAGGCTTTAAAAATTATTCCCTGCTAATTGATGATTTAAACTAGGATTAGAGAACTACTGTCTAAAAAGttcttgataattgcattaCATGCAAAATTAGGCTtttacaaataattataattacttaCGGGTTAATGTTTCCATACATGTTGAGCGTGTAGCATTTAGTTGTACTTTAGTTTAATGGATGTAAAATCTGCAGATTATGATAGGATTATTAAGAACATTGAAAGAGGAGAGGCTAGAATTTCGCGGAGAGATGAAATTATGAAAGCAATTGGTAAGAAGCTGGATCGGTATAAAAATCCATGGTTGGAATTGAAGATCCAGTATGGTCAGAACAAAGGAAAGCTGTATAACGAGGAGTGTGATCGTTTCATGGTGAGTGGACTGAAATTCAAGGTTGAACATATAGGTTTTAATCCACTATCTGGTAAAATGATTATCGTGGTTATTTTTATAGATATGTATGGTTCACAAGCTTGGCCATGGAAATTGGGATGAGCTGAAGGCTGCATTTCGCCAATCAACCTTGTTCAAATTTGATTGGTTTGTGAAGTCGCGTACCACTCAAGAACTTGCCAGAAGATGTGATGCACTTATTCGGTTGATTGAGAGGGAAAATCAAGAATATGATGAGAGGGAAAGGCAGGCACGCAAAGAAAAGAAGCTTGCGAAGGTTAAATAGCAATCTCTTGATTCGTGTATTGCAGGTACAAATAAGAGTGATgctaattgttttttattccaACAGAACACGACCCCATCAAAGCGCACTTTGGCAAGACAGGCAGCTGAAAGCCCTTCTGCTCTGAAGAAGCGGAAGCAATTGTCAATGGATGACTATGTCAGCTCAGTAAGTATTTCATTCTTCTTCCGATTACAGTACCGTTTATGATTTCCAGATTTGTGTATaaccataatttgttcctttttccAGGGAAAGAGGAGAAAATGAGAGTCGAAATTGGAGTAAAAAGATGAGGTTAGCTGGCTGGTCAGGACCTCAAAATGGAAggaaattttattcatttactgATCTAATCATCTGGTATTTTATCCAGAATGTCATTTGATGCTCCCATCTCTTTGCCCTGCCAATCATGACTCAAGGGCATTGAGCTTTTCTGTCCAGGATGCTATTTGACTGgcggaaaaagaaaagatatttagtttataatttgTTAGTCCGATGCAAAAATGCTGGTAATTAGTTTTCCCAAACTTCTGAAGCTGTACTGCTACAAATCTCTAAAGGAGACATTTTTAGCAGTTTGTCGATTATAATCCCTGCTAGAGTTCATGGAAGCACTACAGAGATAGTCATGGCCTCAGGGGTacatttgttatttttagtttagtttttggGATGTAACGTATGCACAATCTATGTGCTTCTCTGTCATATATACACTTACCAATTCTATCACCAATCCGACCTGATAATTGACCCGTCTCTTTCCAGTTCATTTATCGGTGTACTCTCTTGCAGTTCATGAGTTTGTGATTGTGTCGTGACTTTAGTTTGTCATAGCCAAATTTTATGTTGAAAATAACTGTCTTTGAGTTTCTTAACTGGTCATCATTGTTTAGTTCAAATATGGTCAACCTTCGGATTTTTCGTttgctaaaataatttattatatcacttgaaaatgaaaaaattaatatacaatGCATTCAATTCATTTTTGGAGGAAGCAACAGATATAACTTGATTTAAAGAGTGGTACGTCTtgtgttttcttcttttcataACGAGTACTTGATTTGGAAATGTTGTATTGAAATTAATCAACCTAATATGTGTGTGGAAGAATATTATcatgtatttataaaaaataaaccaaCAAAACCCAAATATCTGATAAAAATTGACGTGATTTAAATCTATGAAACATCgattaatttagtttttattttagaGAAAAACCGATCCAAACCATCTGTTCATCTcttaataatttcctttttcttgGTGGTATTTTATCTTGAGATGATAATTAATGTCCAACCAATTTTCCTCGCACTTCAATACGTGTATGTATCACACTTTTAGTCTATCCCAcacttgagttaatttttctACCATATAAAATGACGAATCATATTTACTGTGATCAGATCTTTTTTAATTAGATGAATTCTATATTTTATCTGCcttctaaaataaatagagggaatattatttctttatagatagatatgaaatgaaaatgaacttCATTGCGAGCAAGCAAGTGGTAAAATCTGACCTTTGGAAATGTACTAGGGTCATTTATGGGTAGTAAGTAAGTTGCCCAAAATTTAGTTCAGTGAccctttaacttatttttttgaaaaaataattttggtgaTGTGTAATTTGTgctttactaattatttttaaaaaaatatatactttcaAGCATCAATTAGTATCTgattaagttttttaaaaaatgttttctagtataactttcttttctttgaccgcttttaagaattttttttttcttaagcttttgaaaacaattttctACTATTCTTTACAAAAACACATATTATTTTCTCTTAAAAACTGGAACAAACACTTCACTTATTTTCTCTAAGTGCATGATAAGTGTTGTCAGCAACTGTTTAAATATGTAACAAGTGATATTTTACACCATCATATTATTTTGgtatgtatattttaattttaagattttaaatctcaatttatatgatctgataatgtgaaaaaaaaaaatacttactcTATATTTTACTGggtatttatttgtttattggaTGTCCTCAAAAGAGATAAGCATGTGCTTATCAATAAAAGTGATTGCAAAATTCTATATCCTCATTCTCCTAATTACCTTTCTGCGTGGTTGTGTGAAATACGAATATTTATATATTGGACCACAGAAATATCCTGATTGGATAAGAGTTTGTTTAAATAgatttataagttaaaatattataaatataagttttaacttataatttatttagattaaaaataaatatttcgaatcactttgttatttttattttatttaaataataaagtattaaaattatttaaatataaaatatataaaataaatcaattcaaacaGACTTTAGTCCGACTTTTAACACATCAGATGCTTAATTCGTATTAGATGGATACATGAGTCGCTTTCTCTAATTGGGAATTTTAATCAAGATTTTCCTTATCTCACTTGATTCtttatacatattatattttcctttatttcaTGGCTAATGATACAACCATAggataaaagaaataataataaaaaaaaaactgaactatcataaaagagaaattaaaacCGTACAATGACACGTCCTTTTTCCGTATGCcataagaattattttttttaaaattctcatttcatattttatgCTTACTTTAGACTTTAGAgcttaaataattttaattcatgaaaagtttaattttaaaagtaatgagctctataaaaaaagataataatttaacatgtaatttcatattataatttgaaatcatgatctcgtatttcaaatttttcaaaaaaaaaaatcttctttttttaaaatgtagacTTGATcaataagtttttatttatatatatataaaagacccatcattcaaaaattaatcCATGGTTGATaccatataaaaaaatcatattaaaatctaACTATTTACTACTACAGTTGACAAATGAATCTTCATAAAACTACGTTTACTTGAAAGCTTGTAATCacaaacatttatttataaaaaaaaacatggagATATGTCATTTATATATCAGCGTAACGCCCTAGGATATTTGGATATATTGTTTATGAAATATAAGTTGCTCATTTGGTAAGATTGTATAagaattgacttttttttttatgattttcacAACTGTGAGATTTTcatgtttatgagaaaaaatacaaattatatgTCCATGCAAAACTTCAACTTTCATATCAATCTAGTATCATGATTTATATTACATATCAAatccttaattttatttttagagctctagtttgaaattttagattaaTGATGGAATGATACTAGTTACGTACTCAGAAAGGGAAGAGGTCACTAGGTCCACGTGAACCCAtgctttttttcaaaattatataggtagtattatgtttttaaattaatattaaaatatatgtgtGTGAACTCACACTCGTAATATCATATAATGTGATGATTACTGGGTGCACCTCTCTAAGAGATGTTAGAAACCTGAATTTTTTATCTATATCgttttagttttctttctaaaattggGTAACACCTCCATAAGtaattattgaatatatatacatacatatatatatatatatatatatatatatatgagaattaATGTTGGacctataattttataattttaatgatattCAATGATAAGAACCAAAATATCTAACCGattaaatttatatcttaaatCCACCTTTTCGTAATAGTCCACTTATCATCTCAAAATCCCGCCTATATCTAAGCTTACTCACCACAATTTTTGATATATAGTTATCATGAGTTAATCGTGTATGgtgaaacttttttattttcattagtgTTAATATATGTGCATCAGCTGAACTATTCACCCACAAAATTTTGCAACCACAACCCAAATATATCTTCTAATTACgttgttaattttatttgtctaaaaatagaaaaacgaAATAAAGGAAACGgctttaaaataatattcataattagGCACCTCGTGATAAGATCATACATTCTAATAATATCTGTGCAATTTATGTGTAATGtgtaaattataatgaaaaaaccATGCATATGTTTAATtaaccatttttaaaaaaaaatttatagatATTTGGTAAAGTTTAATTACTCCCACTTGAATTATATTCTCTTTGTAGTATAATGGCTCTTAAATGATTTATAGAGGTTTTTGGTTAATTGTTCAGATTCTTATACATGATGGGACATTGAGTTATAGTATTAGCTGATAGAGTCAATTAGTTTTGTAGTATcgtttataataaatatatgtattttgagtttaaataatttatataagaaattttcatatttataaataGGATGcggaaataatttttaaaaagatgggCTAGGGAAAAGAGAAATGGGAGAGAAGATTACAGATGAGAATTTGGATTCTCACAAATAAGATAAAAGCGTAGGTAGTTAACCTACTGAGCTACTAAAATTCTTTCTCTACTTGTTCGTTATATTATTTTGGTATGTCTAACAATATTTGtccattatattattttggaatGTCCAacaatatttatctattttataaaatcaatgaataattttacacttagagtgtgtttggtatgaaggaaaacattttctggaaaatgttttccaattttcccatgtttggttgggacaaaagttttggaaaatgttttccaaatcaactcattttcctcaaaattaaggaaaatgacttcccttcaaaaattaaggaaaacattttccataactctccttcaatttcaaattacattttcttttgggaaaaacatcaatttaaaaaaaatattttcaatttcaaaatttttattttttcacatccTTGACCTTCCCCCCACCGGCCAGCCCCCttccccaaaaaattaattttgctttttaaaaatattttcaacttcaaatttttatttttaaactcctaCCCCCCCTCCCCCGGCCAGCCCCNNNNNNNNNNNNNNNNNNNNNNNNNNNNNNNNNNNNNNNNNNNNNNNNNNNNNNNNNNNNNNNNNNNNNNNNNNNNNNNNNNNNNNNNNNNNNNNNNNNNNNNNNNNNNNNNNNNNNNNNNNNNNNNNNNNNNNNNNNNNNNNNNNNNNNNNNNNNNNNNNNNNNNNNNNNNNNNNNNNNNNNNNNNNNNNNNNNNNNNNNNNNNNNNNNNNNNNNNNNNNNNNNNNNNNNNNNNNNNNNNNNNNNNNNNNNNNNNNNNNNNNNNNNNNNNNNNNNNNNNNNNNNNNNNNNNNNNNNNNNNNNNNNNNNNNNNNNNNNNNNNNNNNNNNNNNNNNNNNNNNNNNNNNNNNNNNNNNNNNNNNNNNNNNNNNNNNNNNNNNNNNNNNNNNNNNNNNNNNNNNNNNNNNNNNNNNNNNNNNNNNNNNNNNNNNNNNNNNNNNNNNNNNNNNNNNNNNNNNNNNNNNNNNNNNNNNNNNNNNNNNNNNNNNNNNNNNNNNNNNNNNNNNNNNNNNNNNNNNNNNNNNNNNNNNNNNNNNNNNNNNNNNNNNNNNNNNNNCCCCACCaccaccccaaaaaaataataattttgattttaaaaaatattttcaatgtcataaattactttttactctagtaaaaataaaagatgtctctcaaaaacatttttcattcataaatcaaccactaaaaatcatttccgaaaaatattttctactcactaaccaaacatgagaaaataagtccataatctacttgttttccaggaaaacattttctaggaaaacattttccatggaaaacattttcctccataccaaacacacccttagttCCTTACATTTTATAGTCATTTCCCAATTAacatctttaaaaatattttatttgttatatttaaaGTGTTATATAGtaaaaaattttagtttcttaacaAGTGTGTATAATCAATAATGGACAAGTATTATTGAACAGAGGgagtattaaataaaatatatcactaTTATTACAGAAAAGGTCAAAATATCTTTAAACtatattaaacaaataaaaatatcattcatttatagttcgataaaaaaatgtctttattattaaaatgcattttttcaactaaaaatattattttattttctttgaacACATTCTTCTCCTCATAATGTTTATTTTAGCAAATGtttaatttggaaaaaaaaattcttgttttataataattttattttatcattatctaTATGAAAATAGAATATGAGTTTACTAGGctcttatatatatgatttgtaTTATCCTTAAAAGAATACAATaagttattctattttaattgttaaaatgatatcaaaaaaaaaattattatttcctACTTTTCGATTAGTTGaagtgaattaaaaaaaaaaactaggatAAGGTTTCCTAAAAGAAATATTCTCACCGAAAACAAGATgtgtttaaataaaatttaaaaaaaaatgacatttttatcCATTTAATAACCATAGGAGCATTTTGTATCAACGTATTGAAGCCACGATACTAgtactactttttattttaattttttggattcttttctttaaattaacaTGCATGTAAAATCTATAAATACATATCTCACTGGAccttttcctttaaaaaaactcaaaaaagtctttcaacaaaatcaccaGACCTCTCTCTctgtttatatttatttttgtatggaGAGATTAAGCAAAATGGTAACAGAAAAGCCAGTTGTGATATTCAGCAAGACTGGTTGCTGCATGAGCCACTCCATTAAGTCTTTCTTCTCCGATCTCGGCGTTAACACCGCCGTTTACGAGCTCGATGAGATGCTAAGAACTGGCCGTGAGATCGAGACCGTGCTTTCGAATCTCGGCTGCAATCCGACGGTGCCGGCGGTGTTCATCGGCGGACAAATGGTCGGTGGAGAAAGTGAAGTCATGAGTCTTCATTTGCAAGGGGCCTTAAAGCCTAAACTCAAAACCGCTGGTGCTTTAtgggtttaatttaattatatataaataatcaaaatgataatgttctttttttttttttgagaataatACTCCTAGTTGGCGTTTAATGATCGACATGGATcgtaatgaaataatgaatactcttttattactattgtttttTATCCCAATGTGAAACTTCCAAAAGGAAGATAATATGTATTGAAGTACtttctccgtttaaaaaaggatGGTTTTGTTTTATTAGGAATAgagtttaaaaaaaactttttaatcttatggttttaaattaaagttatgtcaaatgtatcaaaatatcgTTTAATATTGTGGTATTAAACATGTCCatgtgaaaagttaaagttaaagtgttgccaaaaaagaaaatgaatcattttttaaaaacaaactaaaaaggaaacgaaccattctttttgaaacaaactaaaaaggaaatagggtctttttttttttttaacagaTGGAGTACTTTTTATAgcaagaaaaagtaaaaatgtgTAAGAATCTAACTTACATGCACTACTAACTATGTAAAAGAAGGGTCGGAAAAATCCCTTAATTTTGGTTTATTGTTTAACTTTATCCTCGtcgttaaaataaagttaaatttacCCATTTtcgttaaaataaaattaaatttacccCTTCCATTACTAATTTCACCATAATTACCCCTCATTTAACGGAATCCCCAAAATTGACCCCAATTATTCGAATTTTTTCAAAAAcccatattttctatttttaaccCAATGCCCCAACCTTTTAGAGGATAACCCATTTCTCTTTTAcccattttctcaaattttcatataactCATTAACTTCTCCTTCATTGTTCTTCATTTCTCCttcctccattttttttatttttaaatgtatattcaGAAGAACGATGAGATGCAATAATAAAGGATGGGAGGTTGTAAGTAGAAAAAATAGTAGttgtttgaaaaagaaaaaggggacCGAAGACAGAGACAACAACATAGCTGAAAGATGGGAGATTTTGGGTATTAAAATTGATTAGTAGTTTTAAGTTTTTGCCTCAAAGATTCAATCTTTGGTTCTTCATGTTCCAATGAGGATGATGtcaataaaatccaaaagggtatatgaattgaatgtgtGTTAGTAATTTTTGCCTcaaaagattcaatctttgattttttacactttgttcttctttattaatttttgccTCAAGAATTCCTTAATGAGTTATAGAAAAATTCATTAGGTACAGACAGGGGCATTAGTAATATTATGAGGATTGAATTTTGAACTGAAAAGTttaaagatttgttctttaatGAATGGGAATAAGTAAATGGAAATGGGCATATGGTATTGGGTTAATCAGGTTATTTCTTAAAAGGGTCAGgttaaaaaataggaaatagttttttttaaaaaaaattggatg
Proteins encoded in this window:
- the LOC107022680 gene encoding monothiol glutaredoxin-S3-like gives rise to the protein MERLSKMVTEKPVVIFSKTGCCMSHSIKSFFSDLGVNTAVYELDEMLRTGREIETVLSNLGCNPTVPAVFIGGQMVGGESEVMSLHLQGALKPKLKTAGALWV